A stretch of Henckelia pumila isolate YLH828 chromosome 4, ASM3356847v2, whole genome shotgun sequence DNA encodes these proteins:
- the LOC140860381 gene encoding uncharacterized protein isoform X1, whose translation MEESENGKGIEVRSLTGESVRVCIEPNKTVQDLKLLLKQCFSAASSSSNFHLFLKGEKLKLQSQISSYSIGDENFLVITPFLKKDRLQGANARLSENPNASEGLDTESADSAWVELMEDLSSLRDGSNLDTPPGEETEPVSFVNVDTQCRRIFSRPGFSSGEMKVKCSSLEDPIIAMKKAYTVATKTEIKQGRRRYTDASCSGSHEVQCHDTNLLLAEEMVGHLKSSIGYQGQAVHIEEIKARNANYVEIPRQLSESVKSALNRVGITKLYSHQAESIQASLAGKNVIVATMTSSGKSLCYNVPVLEVLSCNTLACALYLFPTKALAQDQLRALSAMAHELGDSLNIGIYDGDTSWEDRLWLRDNARLLITNPDMLHVSILPYHGQFSRILSHLSDDRFVVIDEAHAYKGTFGCHTALIFRRLRRMCSHVYGSDPSFIFSTATSANPREHAMELANLPTVDLIENDGSPSALKLFMLWNPPLCLKTVWKRTKNSLGAKKSVEKNVVTGRSSPILEVAYLFAEMIQHGLRCIAFCKTRKLCELVLCYTREILHQSAPHLVSKISAYRAGYIAEDRRRIESDFFNGNLCGIAATNALELGIDVGHIDITLHLGFPGSISSLWQQAGRSGRREKPSLAIYVAFEGPLDQYFMKFPHKLFRGPIECCHVDAKNEQVLQQHLLCAALEHPLSLLHDEKHFGPGIESAVMNLKNKGLLSTDLSRDSAARMWTYIGHEKSPSAVVNVRAIETVRFKVIDKMKSEVLEEIEESRAFFQVYEGAVYMNQGKTYLVNHLDLSSKIAWCQEAELNYYTKTRDYTDVHVVGSHIAYSARITGDHSLRTTAQTNICKVTTTWFGFRRLWKRTNQVFDTVELSLPNFSYESQAVWIRVPQSLKIAVETLQYSFRGGLHAAGHAILNAVPLFIICNQSDLASECANPHDARYVPERILLYDPHPGGTGISAKVQPLFTELLTAALELLTSCHCSGDTGCPNCVQNTACREYNEVLHKDSAIMILKGVLAEEQSHFEQNAEFPKA comes from the exons ATGGAGGAGAGTGAAAATGGGAAGGGAATCGAAGTCCGTAGCTTAACCGGTGAATCTGTTCGGGTGTGTATTGAACCGAACAAGACCGTCCAAGATCTCAAGCTCCTGCTCAAGCAATGCTTCTCTGCAGCTTCTTCATCCAGCAATTTCCATCTTTTCCTTAAG GGTGAGAAGTTGAAATTGCAAAGTCAGATTAGTAGCTACTCGATTGGGGATGAGAATTTTTTGGTTATAACGCCTTTCTTGAAGAAGGATAGGCTGCAGGGAGCTAATGCAAGACTGTCAGAAAACCCGAATGCCAGCGAGGGCTTGGACACTGAATCTGCTGATTCAGCTTGGGTTGAATTGATGGAAGACTTGTCCTCTCTGCGTGATGGTTCCAATCTTGACACTCCTCCGGGAGAAGAGACGGAACCTGTTTCTTTTGTGAATGTCGATACTCAGTGTCGGAGGATTTTTTCAAGGCCTGGG TTTTCAAGTGGAGAGATGAAGGTCAAGTGCAGTTCATTAGAAGATCCTATTATTGCTATGAAGAAAGCATATACCGTGGCAACCAAAACTGAAATAAAACAAGGGAGGAGAAGATACACCGATGCGTCATGCTCTGGTTCACATGAAGTACAATGTCAT GACACAAATTTATTGCTGGCTGAGGAAATGGTGGGGCATCTAAAGAGCAGCATAGGATATCAAGGACAG GCCGTTCATATTGAAGAGATTAAAGCACGGAATGCCAACTATGTTGAGATTCCACGCCAGCTCTCTGAAAGTGTTAAATCTGCGCTCAACCGGGTGGGGATTACAAAATTGTATAGCCACCAG GCAGAATCAATTCAAGCTTCCCTTGCTGGAAAAAATGTAATTGTGGCAACCATGACATCCAGTGGGAAATCCCTTTGTTATAATGTTCCAGTTTTGGAAGTATTATCCTGCAATACATTAGCTTGTGCTTTGTATCTCTTTCCTACAAAG GCATTAGCACAAGATCAGCTGAGAGCTTTGTCGGCTATGGCTCATGAGCTTGGTGATAGCCTCAATATTGGTATATATGATGGGGACACTTCCTGGGAAGATAGATTGTGGCTAAGGGACAACGCCCGACTG TTGATTACAAATCCAGATATGTTACATGTCTCAATCTTACCATACCATGGGCAGTTTAGCCGAATATTGTCGCATCTTAG TGATGACAGGTTTGTTGTTATTGATGAAGCTCATGCTTATAAGGGGACTTTCGGTTGTCATACTGCTCTAATATTCAGAAGGCTTCGTCGAATGTGTTCACACG TGTATGGCAGCGatccttctttcattttcaGCACTGCGACTTCTGCTAACCCCAGGGAGCATGCTATG GAACTAGCAAATCTTCCAACAGTTGATTTGATTGAGAACGATGGTAGCCCTTCCGCTTTGAAGCTTTTTATGCTCTGGAATCCGCCCTTGTGCCTGAAAACA GTTTGGAAGAGAACGAAGAACAGCTTGGGAGCTAAAAAATCTGTTGAAAAGAATGTGGTCACTGGACGTTCAAG TCCTATTTTAGAGGTTGCTTACCTCTTTGCTGAAATGATTCAGCATGGTCTACGATGTATTGCCTTTTGCAAAACAAGGAAACTTTGTGAACTTGTTCTTTGCTACAC GCGTGAAATTCTTCATCAATCAGCACCTCATCTGGTTAGCAAAATATCTGCTTACCGTGCTGGTTATATTGCTGAG GACAGGAGAAGAATTGAGAGTGACTTCTTCAATGGTAATTTATGTGGAATTGCTGCTACGAATGCACTTGAGTTAGGTATTGATGTAGGTCACATTGACATCACTTTGCATCTTGGATTTCCTGGTAGTATCTCGAG TTTGTGGCAACAAGCTGGGAGGTCTGGAAGAAGAGAAAAACCATCACTCGCTATATACGTTGCATTTGAAGGGCCTTTAGATCAATACTTTATGAAGTTTCCACATAAACTCTTCAGGGGTCCAATAGAGTGTTGCCATGTTGATGCTAAAAATGAGCAG GTGCTTCAGCAGCACTTATTATGTGCTGCTCTTGAACACCCATTGAGTTTGCTTCATGATGAGAAGCATTTTGGTCCTGGCATAGAGAGTGCCGTTATGAATCTTAAAAACAAGGGATTGTTGAGCACTGACCTGTCACGTGATTCCGCCGCCAGAATGTGGACTTACATTGGGCATGAG AAATCTCCTTCAGCTGTTGTTAACGTTAGGGCCATAGAAACTGTTCGGTTTAAAGTCATTGACAAGATGAAAAGCGAAGTCCTCGAAGAAATTGAGGAAAGCAGAGCTTTCTTTCAG GTTTATGAAGGTGCTGTTTACATGAATCAAGGAAAAACTTATCTCGTAAATCATTTGGATTTATCGAGTAAAATTGCTTGGTGCCAAGAAGCTGAATTGAACTATTATACAAAAACGCGTGATTACACAGATGTTCACGTAGTTGGAAGTCATATT GCTTATTCAGCGAGGATCACTGGTGATCATTCTTTGAGAACAACCGCTCAAACAAATATTTGCAAAGTAACAACCACTTGGTTTGGGTTTCGCCGCTTGTGGAAAAGAACTAACCAAGTTTTTGATACTGTGGAACTGTCCCTTCCTAATTTTTCCTATgaatcgcag GCTGTTTGGATTCGAGTTCCACAATCATTGAAGATAGCTGTTGAGACTTTGCAGTACTCATTTCGTGGGGGCTTACATGCTGCTGGGCATGCTATTCTTAATGCTGTTCCTCT ATTTATCATATGCAACCAATCTGATTTAGCTTCGGAGTGTGCAAATCCACATGATGCTCGCTATGTTCCAGAAAGAATTCTGCTTTACGATCCTCATCCTGGAGGGACAGGCATTTCCGCGAAG GTTCAGCCTCTTTTCACTGAGCTGCTAACTGCTGCTCTAGAACTGCTTACTTCATGCCACTGCTCGGGAGATACCGGTTGCCCAAATTGTGTACAA AACACCGCATGTCGCGAATATAACGAGGTTCTACACAAGGACTCTGCCATAATGATCCTCAAG GGCGTTCTAGCTGAGGAGCAATCCCACTTCGAACAGAATGCGGAGTTTCCCAAAGCATGA
- the LOC140860381 gene encoding uncharacterized protein isoform X2 yields MEESENGKGIEVRSLTGESVRVCIEPNKTVQDLKLLLKQCFSAASSSSNFHLFLKGEKLKLQSQISSYSIGDENFLVITPFLKKDRLQGANARLSENPNASEGLDTESADSAWVELMEDLSSLRDGSNLDTPPGEETEPVSFVNVDTQCRRIFSRPGFSSGEMKVKCSSLEDPIIAMKKAYTVATKTEIKQGRRRYTDASCSGSHEVQCHDTNLLLAEEMVGHLKSSIGYQGQAVHIEEIKARNANYVEIPRQLSESVKSALNRVGITKLYSHQAESIQASLAGKNVIVATMTSSGKSLCYNVPVLEVLSCNTLACALYLFPTKALAQDQLRALSAMAHELGDSLNIGIYDGDTSWEDRLWLRDNARLLITNPDMLHVSILPYHGQFSRILSHLRFVVIDEAHAYKGTFGCHTALIFRRLRRMCSHVYGSDPSFIFSTATSANPREHAMELANLPTVDLIENDGSPSALKLFMLWNPPLCLKTVWKRTKNSLGAKKSVEKNVVTGRSSPILEVAYLFAEMIQHGLRCIAFCKTRKLCELVLCYTREILHQSAPHLVSKISAYRAGYIAEDRRRIESDFFNGNLCGIAATNALELGIDVGHIDITLHLGFPGSISSLWQQAGRSGRREKPSLAIYVAFEGPLDQYFMKFPHKLFRGPIECCHVDAKNEQVLQQHLLCAALEHPLSLLHDEKHFGPGIESAVMNLKNKGLLSTDLSRDSAARMWTYIGHEKSPSAVVNVRAIETVRFKVIDKMKSEVLEEIEESRAFFQVYEGAVYMNQGKTYLVNHLDLSSKIAWCQEAELNYYTKTRDYTDVHVVGSHIAYSARITGDHSLRTTAQTNICKVTTTWFGFRRLWKRTNQVFDTVELSLPNFSYESQAVWIRVPQSLKIAVETLQYSFRGGLHAAGHAILNAVPLFIICNQSDLASECANPHDARYVPERILLYDPHPGGTGISAKVQPLFTELLTAALELLTSCHCSGDTGCPNCVQNTACREYNEVLHKDSAIMILKGVLAEEQSHFEQNAEFPKA; encoded by the exons ATGGAGGAGAGTGAAAATGGGAAGGGAATCGAAGTCCGTAGCTTAACCGGTGAATCTGTTCGGGTGTGTATTGAACCGAACAAGACCGTCCAAGATCTCAAGCTCCTGCTCAAGCAATGCTTCTCTGCAGCTTCTTCATCCAGCAATTTCCATCTTTTCCTTAAG GGTGAGAAGTTGAAATTGCAAAGTCAGATTAGTAGCTACTCGATTGGGGATGAGAATTTTTTGGTTATAACGCCTTTCTTGAAGAAGGATAGGCTGCAGGGAGCTAATGCAAGACTGTCAGAAAACCCGAATGCCAGCGAGGGCTTGGACACTGAATCTGCTGATTCAGCTTGGGTTGAATTGATGGAAGACTTGTCCTCTCTGCGTGATGGTTCCAATCTTGACACTCCTCCGGGAGAAGAGACGGAACCTGTTTCTTTTGTGAATGTCGATACTCAGTGTCGGAGGATTTTTTCAAGGCCTGGG TTTTCAAGTGGAGAGATGAAGGTCAAGTGCAGTTCATTAGAAGATCCTATTATTGCTATGAAGAAAGCATATACCGTGGCAACCAAAACTGAAATAAAACAAGGGAGGAGAAGATACACCGATGCGTCATGCTCTGGTTCACATGAAGTACAATGTCAT GACACAAATTTATTGCTGGCTGAGGAAATGGTGGGGCATCTAAAGAGCAGCATAGGATATCAAGGACAG GCCGTTCATATTGAAGAGATTAAAGCACGGAATGCCAACTATGTTGAGATTCCACGCCAGCTCTCTGAAAGTGTTAAATCTGCGCTCAACCGGGTGGGGATTACAAAATTGTATAGCCACCAG GCAGAATCAATTCAAGCTTCCCTTGCTGGAAAAAATGTAATTGTGGCAACCATGACATCCAGTGGGAAATCCCTTTGTTATAATGTTCCAGTTTTGGAAGTATTATCCTGCAATACATTAGCTTGTGCTTTGTATCTCTTTCCTACAAAG GCATTAGCACAAGATCAGCTGAGAGCTTTGTCGGCTATGGCTCATGAGCTTGGTGATAGCCTCAATATTGGTATATATGATGGGGACACTTCCTGGGAAGATAGATTGTGGCTAAGGGACAACGCCCGACTG TTGATTACAAATCCAGATATGTTACATGTCTCAATCTTACCATACCATGGGCAGTTTAGCCGAATATTGTCGCATCTTAG GTTTGTTGTTATTGATGAAGCTCATGCTTATAAGGGGACTTTCGGTTGTCATACTGCTCTAATATTCAGAAGGCTTCGTCGAATGTGTTCACACG TGTATGGCAGCGatccttctttcattttcaGCACTGCGACTTCTGCTAACCCCAGGGAGCATGCTATG GAACTAGCAAATCTTCCAACAGTTGATTTGATTGAGAACGATGGTAGCCCTTCCGCTTTGAAGCTTTTTATGCTCTGGAATCCGCCCTTGTGCCTGAAAACA GTTTGGAAGAGAACGAAGAACAGCTTGGGAGCTAAAAAATCTGTTGAAAAGAATGTGGTCACTGGACGTTCAAG TCCTATTTTAGAGGTTGCTTACCTCTTTGCTGAAATGATTCAGCATGGTCTACGATGTATTGCCTTTTGCAAAACAAGGAAACTTTGTGAACTTGTTCTTTGCTACAC GCGTGAAATTCTTCATCAATCAGCACCTCATCTGGTTAGCAAAATATCTGCTTACCGTGCTGGTTATATTGCTGAG GACAGGAGAAGAATTGAGAGTGACTTCTTCAATGGTAATTTATGTGGAATTGCTGCTACGAATGCACTTGAGTTAGGTATTGATGTAGGTCACATTGACATCACTTTGCATCTTGGATTTCCTGGTAGTATCTCGAG TTTGTGGCAACAAGCTGGGAGGTCTGGAAGAAGAGAAAAACCATCACTCGCTATATACGTTGCATTTGAAGGGCCTTTAGATCAATACTTTATGAAGTTTCCACATAAACTCTTCAGGGGTCCAATAGAGTGTTGCCATGTTGATGCTAAAAATGAGCAG GTGCTTCAGCAGCACTTATTATGTGCTGCTCTTGAACACCCATTGAGTTTGCTTCATGATGAGAAGCATTTTGGTCCTGGCATAGAGAGTGCCGTTATGAATCTTAAAAACAAGGGATTGTTGAGCACTGACCTGTCACGTGATTCCGCCGCCAGAATGTGGACTTACATTGGGCATGAG AAATCTCCTTCAGCTGTTGTTAACGTTAGGGCCATAGAAACTGTTCGGTTTAAAGTCATTGACAAGATGAAAAGCGAAGTCCTCGAAGAAATTGAGGAAAGCAGAGCTTTCTTTCAG GTTTATGAAGGTGCTGTTTACATGAATCAAGGAAAAACTTATCTCGTAAATCATTTGGATTTATCGAGTAAAATTGCTTGGTGCCAAGAAGCTGAATTGAACTATTATACAAAAACGCGTGATTACACAGATGTTCACGTAGTTGGAAGTCATATT GCTTATTCAGCGAGGATCACTGGTGATCATTCTTTGAGAACAACCGCTCAAACAAATATTTGCAAAGTAACAACCACTTGGTTTGGGTTTCGCCGCTTGTGGAAAAGAACTAACCAAGTTTTTGATACTGTGGAACTGTCCCTTCCTAATTTTTCCTATgaatcgcag GCTGTTTGGATTCGAGTTCCACAATCATTGAAGATAGCTGTTGAGACTTTGCAGTACTCATTTCGTGGGGGCTTACATGCTGCTGGGCATGCTATTCTTAATGCTGTTCCTCT ATTTATCATATGCAACCAATCTGATTTAGCTTCGGAGTGTGCAAATCCACATGATGCTCGCTATGTTCCAGAAAGAATTCTGCTTTACGATCCTCATCCTGGAGGGACAGGCATTTCCGCGAAG GTTCAGCCTCTTTTCACTGAGCTGCTAACTGCTGCTCTAGAACTGCTTACTTCATGCCACTGCTCGGGAGATACCGGTTGCCCAAATTGTGTACAA AACACCGCATGTCGCGAATATAACGAGGTTCTACACAAGGACTCTGCCATAATGATCCTCAAG GGCGTTCTAGCTGAGGAGCAATCCCACTTCGAACAGAATGCGGAGTTTCCCAAAGCATGA
- the LOC140864325 gene encoding phosphoserine phosphatase, chloroplastic-like — protein sequence MESLVGFQIKLNPIYSLGDPKQKSTFFPALNLSAARRVFISPTRLVRNHKSFCSVAVSVQSQVASTMEHFDNTVPSKEILEVWRAANAVCFDVDSTVCLDEGIDELAEFCGAGKAVADWTARAMSGSVPFEQALAARLSLFNPSLSQVQDFLQKRPPKLSPGIDALVKKLKDTNKDVYLISGGFRQMINPVASILGIPHERIFANQLLFGSSGEFLGFDADEPTSRSGGKATAVENIRKARGYSSLVMIGDGATDLEARKPGGADLFICYGGVQLRQAVAAKADWLVFNFKDLINSLD from the exons ATGGAGAGCTTGGTGGGTTTTCAGATAAAATTGAACCCAATATACTCTCTTGGTGATCCGAAACAAAAGTCTACATTTTTTCCGGCATTAAATCTGAGTGCTGCCAGGAGGGTGTTTATTAGCCCTACCAGGCTAGTAAGAAATCACAAATCCTTTTGTTCGGTTGCTGTTTCTGTTCAATCACAAGTGGCCTCGACGATGGAACATTTTGACAACACAGTTCCCTCCAAAG AGATCCTTGAGGTATGGAGAGCTGCAAATGCTGTATGCTTTGATGTGGATAGCACTGTTTGTTTGGATGAGGGTATTGATGAGCTTGCGGAGTTCTGTGGAGCTGGAAAGGCTGTTGCTGATTGGACTGCCAG GGCAATGAGTGGCTCCGTTCCTTTTGAGCAAGCATTGGCTGCCAGATTATCTCTTTTCAATCCGTCACTCTCTCAGGTGCAAGATTTCCTTCAGAAGAGACCTCCAAA ACTTTCTCCTGGAATTGATGCATTGGTGAAGAAGCTGAAGGACACGAATAAAGATGTATATCTTATCTCTGGTGGTTTTCGTCAAATGATAAAT CCCGTTGCGTCCATCCTCGGTATACCCCATGAAAGAATATTTGCGAATCAGCTTTTGTTTGGAAGCTCTGGTGAGTTTTTAGGATTTGATGCTGATGAGCCAACTTCCAGGAGCGGAGGGAAAGCCACCGCAGTTGAAAATATCAGGAAG GCTCGTGGATACTCGTCATTAGTCATGATTGGAGATGGTGCAACCGATCTAGAG GCTCGTAAACCAGGAGGCGCTGACTTGTTCATATGCTACGGCGGAGTTCAGCTTCGACAGGCAGTTGCTGCCAAAGCCGATTGGCTGGTGTTCAATTTCAAAGACTTGATCAACTCTTTGGACTAG